In Vibrio sp. FE10, the following are encoded in one genomic region:
- a CDS encoding ExeM/NucH family extracellular endonuclease, which produces MDTLIKPSLLALTIASTLSANVNAEIIFTQYVEGSSYNKAVEIANTGDAAVTLTGYELAKSSNGDGNWGSKIDLSSVTLQANQVYVVAHGDSSDAITTIADFTDKSVANFNGDDPLALLKDGEVHDILGVMGDVDFGKDTTLVRNSDALTPSAIYQAAQWTAFAKDNIDGLGNLNTVEPPVPFVCEVDGQQPTFTTIQDIQGEEGSSPLIDGYPYITEEDHFVTGVVSAVTTGLTKGFYLQAIENDNNDKTSEGLFIHTDAADTNLRPGDVVCVKGKVQEYYSSTQLSSDANSYTKMGSSEIPLVTKLTIKEGETLRDALERHEGMQVELSSASDLFVTRNFSYDYDSKRNNMMLSYQAPLLKPTQLHAAESEAAIELAKDNADNRVFLESDGKAASGQIPYYPEFGQDADQDGSSEQHIRLGSRVEGLHGVVSYSYNEYRLIATNEVNNTNFVTSGENFDVTRKAAPAIAESDLRVASFNVLNYFTSVADSGHDNPTGQNRGATNLDEFLVQQAKIVAAMSKMDADIIGLMEIENNGFGDDSALNNLANALNSEIDDVDEHYSYVEISEQDKYQDDYFGSDAIMVAILYRAKAVTPKQAAKVIVTPEQHIEENTITRNEGAESNPSYDKYQRHSLLQTFIVQETGEDLSIVVNHFKSKGSECIEEWIAGVDDSEPTDLQGNCNNFRVSAAHVVGEALKDIKGDMLVMGDLNAYGMEDPLLTLTDYSKDTYDRDIYTAAYTTLDGGELQVDKTQIQQGYGYHNLNTVLHGADTFSYTYSGELGNLDHALASSSLAQKVVAIEDWHINSLESNLFEYSSKYTGDMPKYKDAFSASDHDPVIIAIDFPDTDLDLPSSGEKFAVEVRLPPNAAVNDIVTVSLTLTGSIKATSSNSEAQGYSASATLGQADIDARSVNVEFDEEIDQGQYLLKEKLTDSTGETVKFSSEREVTVETSDTTPTDPTKPDDTDGGSFGFGALMSLFGLAMWRRRK; this is translated from the coding sequence ATGGACACGTTAATTAAACCCTCTTTACTTGCACTGACGATTGCTAGCACGCTCAGTGCTAATGTAAATGCTGAAATTATATTTACCCAGTATGTTGAAGGAAGTTCATATAATAAAGCGGTAGAAATCGCGAATACTGGTGATGCAGCAGTAACCTTGACAGGTTATGAATTGGCTAAATCTTCGAATGGCGATGGCAATTGGGGCAGTAAAATAGACCTAAGCTCAGTGACTTTGCAGGCGAACCAAGTGTATGTTGTTGCCCATGGTGACTCGAGCGATGCGATTACAACTATTGCCGATTTTACAGATAAGAGCGTTGCAAATTTCAATGGTGATGACCCATTAGCATTGCTTAAAGATGGCGAAGTTCACGACATTCTTGGTGTTATGGGGGATGTTGATTTTGGTAAAGATACAACTTTAGTTCGCAATAGTGATGCCTTAACACCCTCTGCAATTTACCAAGCTGCACAATGGACTGCTTTCGCGAAAGATAATATTGATGGTCTTGGAAATTTAAACACCGTTGAACCACCTGTTCCGTTTGTTTGTGAAGTCGACGGACAACAACCTACTTTCACTACCATTCAAGATATTCAGGGTGAAGAAGGCTCCTCTCCACTCATTGATGGTTATCCATACATTACAGAAGAAGACCACTTTGTAACTGGTGTTGTCAGTGCCGTAACCACTGGTTTAACCAAAGGTTTTTATTTGCAGGCTATTGAGAACGATAATAATGATAAGACTTCCGAAGGATTATTTATTCATACCGATGCCGCAGATACAAACTTAAGACCAGGCGATGTTGTGTGTGTTAAAGGTAAAGTCCAAGAGTATTATAGTAGTACCCAGCTTTCCTCTGATGCAAATAGTTACACTAAGATGGGATCATCTGAAATTCCTCTTGTTACAAAACTTACTATTAAAGAAGGGGAAACACTACGTGATGCACTGGAGCGCCACGAAGGAATGCAAGTTGAATTGAGTTCAGCAAGTGATTTATTTGTCACACGTAACTTTTCTTACGATTATGACTCAAAGCGCAACAATATGATGTTGTCATATCAAGCACCTTTACTTAAGCCTACTCAGCTGCACGCGGCGGAAAGTGAAGCTGCCATTGAGCTAGCAAAAGACAACGCTGATAACCGTGTGTTCCTAGAATCCGATGGTAAAGCGGCTAGCGGTCAAATCCCTTACTACCCTGAATTTGGCCAAGATGCAGATCAAGATGGCTCTTCTGAACAACATATTCGCCTTGGCTCTCGTGTTGAGGGTTTGCATGGTGTGGTTAGCTATAGCTACAACGAATACCGTTTAATCGCAACAAATGAGGTAAATAACACCAATTTCGTTACGTCAGGTGAAAACTTCGATGTGACTCGAAAAGCAGCACCTGCTATTGCTGAGTCTGATCTACGTGTAGCAAGTTTTAATGTTCTAAACTATTTTACTTCTGTTGCTGACAGTGGTCATGATAATCCAACTGGACAAAATCGAGGAGCGACTAATCTTGATGAATTTTTGGTTCAACAAGCGAAAATCGTTGCAGCGATGAGCAAAATGGATGCAGATATCATAGGGTTGATGGAAATCGAGAATAACGGTTTTGGTGACGATAGCGCATTGAATAACTTGGCTAATGCATTGAATTCTGAGATTGATGATGTTGATGAGCATTACTCTTATGTTGAGATTTCTGAACAAGACAAATATCAAGACGATTACTTTGGTAGCGACGCTATCATGGTTGCTATCTTGTACCGTGCGAAAGCCGTGACACCTAAGCAAGCCGCTAAAGTGATTGTAACTCCTGAGCAGCATATTGAGGAGAATACTATCACTCGTAATGAAGGTGCTGAGAGTAACCCTTCATATGACAAATATCAGCGCCATAGTTTGTTGCAAACCTTCATCGTGCAAGAAACGGGCGAAGATCTCTCGATTGTAGTTAACCACTTTAAGTCGAAAGGTTCTGAATGTATCGAAGAGTGGATTGCAGGTGTTGACGATTCAGAGCCAACGGATCTTCAAGGGAATTGTAATAACTTCCGGGTTTCTGCTGCTCATGTTGTTGGTGAAGCGTTAAAAGACATTAAAGGTGATATGTTAGTAATGGGAGATCTGAATGCTTACGGCATGGAAGATCCTTTGTTAACTTTAACTGATTACTCAAAAGATACATACGATCGTGATATTTACACCGCTGCTTACACAACGCTAGATGGTGGCGAGCTTCAAGTTGATAAAACGCAAATCCAACAAGGTTACGGTTACCACAATTTGAATACGGTATTGCACGGAGCTGATACCTTTTCATACACTTACTCTGGCGAGTTAGGTAACTTGGATCATGCATTAGCGAGCAGTAGTTTGGCTCAGAAAGTAGTTGCTATTGAAGATTGGCACATTAATTCACTAGAAAGTAACTTGTTTGAATACAGCAGTAAGTACACCGGTGATATGCCTAAGTACAAAGACGCGTTTTCAGCGTCGGACCATGATCCTGTGATCATTGCTATAGACTTCCCTGACACTGATCTTGATTTACCTAGCTCAGGCGAGAAATTCGCAGTTGAAGTTCGTTTACCACCAAATGCTGCCGTGAATGATATTGTAACGGTTAGCTTAACTCTGACAGGCTCAATTAAAGCAACATCATCTAATTCAGAAGCTCAAGGTTATTCTGCAAGTGCGACTTTGGGGCAAGCCGATATTGATGCTCGAAGTGTTAACGTTGAATTTGACGAAGAAATAGATCAAGGTCAGTACCTACTGAAAGAAAAATTAACTGACTCTACTGGTGAAACGGTTAAGTTCAGCTCTGAGCGTGAAGTGACTGTTGAGACGTCTGATACAACTCCGACAGATCCTACAAAACCGGACGATACTGATGGTGGTTCATTTGGCTTCGGTGCACTGATGTCATTGTTTGGCTTAGCAATGTGGCGTCGTCGCAAGTAG
- the trpS gene encoding tryptophan--tRNA ligase, translating to MSKPIVLSGVQPSGELSIGNYLGALRQWQQMQDDYDCQYCVVDLHAITVRQDPKALHEATLDALAICLAVGVDPKKSTLFVQSHVPEHAQLGWLLNCYTQMGELSRMTQFKDKSARHSNDVNVGLYDYPVLMAADILLYGAHQVPVGSDQKQHLELARDIANRFNNIYGPETPIFQVPEPYIPTVNARVMSLQDATKKMSKSDDNRKNVITLLEEPKSIIKKINKAQTDAETPPRIAHDWENKAGISNLMGLYSAATGKTFEEIEAQYQGVEMYGPFKKDVGAALVEMLEPIQSEYHRIRADRAYMDAVMKAGAEKASERAAVTLKKAYEAVGFVTRP from the coding sequence ATGAGCAAGCCCATCGTATTGAGTGGTGTTCAACCATCTGGTGAACTAAGTATCGGTAACTACTTGGGTGCTCTACGTCAATGGCAACAGATGCAAGATGATTACGATTGCCAATACTGTGTTGTAGACCTTCACGCAATTACGGTTCGCCAAGACCCGAAAGCACTGCATGAAGCGACTCTAGACGCATTAGCAATCTGTCTTGCTGTCGGTGTTGATCCAAAGAAGAGCACGCTATTTGTTCAGTCACACGTACCAGAGCATGCTCAACTTGGTTGGCTTCTTAACTGTTACACACAAATGGGTGAACTGAGCCGTATGACTCAGTTTAAAGATAAGTCTGCACGTCACTCAAATGACGTAAACGTAGGCCTATACGATTACCCAGTGTTGATGGCTGCAGACATCCTGCTTTACGGTGCTCACCAAGTGCCAGTAGGTAGCGACCAGAAACAACACCTAGAGCTAGCGCGTGATATCGCAAATCGCTTTAACAACATCTACGGCCCTGAAACACCAATCTTCCAAGTGCCTGAACCTTACATTCCAACAGTGAATGCACGTGTAATGAGCCTGCAAGATGCGACTAAGAAAATGTCTAAGTCGGATGATAACCGTAAGAACGTAATTACTCTGCTAGAAGAGCCTAAGTCGATCATCAAGAAGATCAACAAAGCGCAAACGGATGCAGAAACGCCACCACGTATTGCTCACGATTGGGAAAACAAAGCGGGTATCTCTAACCTAATGGGTCTGTACTCTGCGGCGACGGGTAAAACGTTTGAAGAGATTGAAGCGCAATACCAAGGCGTTGAAATGTACGGTCCATTCAAGAAAGATGTAGGCGCAGCGTTGGTTGAGATGCTTGAGCCGATTCAATCTGAATACCACCGTATTCGTGCTGATCGTGCTTACATGGATGCAGTAATGAAAGCGGGTGCTGAAAAAGCATCTGAGCGTGCTGCAGTGACTCTGAAAAAAGCATACGAAGCGGTAGGTTTTGTTACTCGCCCGTAA
- a CDS encoding phosphoglycolate phosphatase, which produces MSLSSIKLIAFDLDGTLLDSVPDLAVAADQACQELGFSSVSEEQVRDYVGNGADVLIGRSLSRNLTVDPSLEPELLKKARILFDDFYEQGGHKLSHLYPSVKETLAELDKAGFTMALVTNKPSKFVPDVLAQHGIDKYFVDVLGGDSFPEKKPNPVALNWLLEKHNVKADEMLMVGDSSNDIKAAKNAGCHSFGLTYGYNHGEPISVSNPDYVADNIAQLLDVVLVSA; this is translated from the coding sequence ATGTCATTAAGCTCAATAAAACTGATCGCCTTTGATTTGGATGGAACCTTGTTAGATAGCGTGCCTGATTTGGCTGTCGCCGCTGACCAAGCTTGTCAGGAACTGGGTTTTTCTTCAGTAAGCGAAGAACAGGTTCGCGACTATGTGGGTAATGGTGCTGACGTTCTTATCGGACGCTCACTGAGCCGCAATCTTACGGTAGATCCAAGCCTAGAGCCTGAGCTGCTAAAGAAAGCGCGTATCCTGTTTGATGATTTCTACGAGCAGGGCGGCCATAAGCTAAGCCACCTTTATCCATCAGTTAAAGAGACGCTAGCAGAGCTAGACAAAGCAGGTTTCACTATGGCGCTTGTGACCAACAAACCATCGAAATTTGTACCAGACGTTCTGGCGCAGCATGGTATCGATAAGTACTTTGTTGATGTGTTGGGCGGCGACTCTTTCCCAGAGAAAAAACCGAACCCAGTGGCGCTGAATTGGTTGCTAGAAAAGCACAATGTGAAGGCTGACGAGATGCTGATGGTTGGCGATTCAAGTAACGACATCAAAGCCGCTAAGAATGCAGGCTGTCACTCGTTTGGTCTGACTTACGGCTACAATCATGGCGAACCGATTTCAGTATCAAACCCTGACTATGTCGCAGACAACATTGCGCAATTACTAGATGTCGTTCTAGTTTCAGCATAA
- the rpe gene encoding ribulose-phosphate 3-epimerase, which yields MKDFLIAPSILSADFARLGEDVEKVLAAGADVVHFDVMDNHYVPNLTFGAPICKALRDYGITAPIDVHLMVKPVDSIVPEFAKAGASMITFHVEASEHVDRTLQLIKEHGCKAGVVLNPATPLSCLDYILDKVDMILLMSVNPGFGGQSFIPHTLDKLRAVRKLIDESGRDIRLEIDGGVKVDNIREIAEAGADMFVAGSAIFNQPDYKEVIDEMRAELAKVNA from the coding sequence ATGAAAGATTTTCTAATTGCTCCATCGATTTTGTCTGCAGATTTTGCTCGTCTTGGTGAAGACGTAGAGAAAGTACTCGCAGCCGGTGCTGATGTTGTGCACTTCGATGTGATGGACAACCACTACGTACCTAACCTGACTTTTGGCGCACCTATTTGTAAAGCGCTGCGCGACTACGGTATTACAGCTCCTATCGATGTTCACCTAATGGTTAAGCCTGTAGATAGCATCGTGCCAGAGTTTGCTAAAGCCGGCGCATCAATGATTACTTTCCATGTTGAAGCCTCTGAGCACGTTGATCGTACTCTACAGCTAATCAAAGAACACGGCTGTAAAGCGGGTGTAGTACTTAACCCAGCAACGCCACTTTCTTGCCTTGATTACATCCTAGACAAAGTCGACATGATTCTACTGATGTCAGTGAACCCAGGTTTTGGCGGTCAATCTTTCATTCCTCACACACTTGATAAGTTGCGCGCTGTTCGTAAACTTATTGACGAATCTGGCCGTGATATCCGCCTTGAGATTGATGGTGGTGTGAAGGTTGATAACATCCGTGAAATCGCAGAAGCGGGCGCAGATATGTTCGTTGCAGGTTCCGCTATCTTCAATCAACCGGACTACAAAGAAGTGATTGATGAGATGCGTGCAGAGCTTGCAAAAGTTAACGCATAA
- a CDS encoding Dam family site-specific DNA-(adenine-N6)-methyltransferase gives MKKQRAFLKWAGGKYGLVEDIQRHLPPARKLVEPFVGAGSVFLNTDFEQYLLADINPDLINLYNLLKTDPETYISEAKRWFCPENNRKEVFLDIRAEFNGTDNVMYRSLAFLYMNRFGFNGLCRYNKKGGFNVPFGSYKKPYFPEAELEFFSEKAKKATFVCEGYSETFSRARKGCVVYCDPPYAPLSSTANFTSYAGNGFSLDDQAALADVAERAAMERGIPVLISNHDTTLTRRLYHGAELNVVKVKRTISRNGAGRNKVDELLALFHKEKNQQHASEEL, from the coding sequence ATGAAAAAGCAGCGTGCCTTTCTAAAATGGGCTGGTGGTAAATATGGCCTAGTTGAAGACATCCAACGTCACCTGCCACCTGCTCGAAAATTGGTAGAACCTTTTGTCGGTGCCGGCTCAGTATTTCTGAATACTGATTTTGAACAGTACCTGCTTGCGGATATCAATCCCGATCTTATCAACTTGTACAACCTTCTTAAAACTGACCCTGAAACCTACATCTCTGAAGCGAAGCGCTGGTTCTGTCCTGAGAATAATCGCAAAGAAGTCTTTTTAGATATTAGAGCTGAGTTCAATGGTACCGACAATGTCATGTATCGTTCGCTTGCTTTCTTGTATATGAACCGATTCGGCTTCAATGGCCTGTGTCGATACAACAAGAAAGGTGGTTTTAACGTTCCGTTTGGTTCTTACAAAAAACCTTACTTCCCAGAAGCTGAGCTTGAGTTTTTCTCTGAGAAAGCGAAAAAAGCGACGTTTGTTTGTGAAGGCTACAGTGAGACCTTTAGCCGCGCCCGTAAAGGCTGTGTGGTTTATTGTGATCCTCCGTATGCGCCCTTGTCTAGCACCGCTAACTTTACCTCTTATGCGGGTAATGGCTTCAGCTTAGATGATCAAGCGGCCTTGGCTGATGTTGCAGAACGAGCGGCAATGGAACGAGGCATCCCTGTCTTGATCTCAAACCATGACACCACCTTAACGCGCCGTTTATACCATGGTGCGGAACTGAACGTGGTCAAGGTGAAGCGCACCATTAGCCGTAATGGCGCAGGGCGCAATAAAGTCGATGAGTTACTGGCACTTTTTCATAAAGAGAAAAACCAGCAACACGCTTCAGAAGAATTGTAG
- a CDS encoding SPOR domain-containing protein yields the protein MSLAHELRVLELESQVELLERLQLLTNFGSNLVTVAGKTGSGRSWLAQRYLEAWSTEKNQCLLLCHPSQDDQQHRALILSQLVSDPLFNQHDSLSDSLARLLDGDSCHVVIVIDDAHRLSELLVSELWMLVLEAQSNPQWTINIVLFSEPGHLDPLLTRLSYGQQHKPIDLEIDNLSQPEAEHFFESLVIRYVDDESEARVRRAFNKAQPLPGELMALGELKVEKRIIIRSIIGSPINIAIVVALLLVVIGGGYWWMFSQPTPDDKAQSLIAPIEQTAIPTVEVESGTEQTGIDGSVDSEADTDMSYQGADDDSSSLPPVVVEGTASVGEVKQEQQRVVITSDVVDALLDDKPKSADTSAIDAAIEENTGAEVSSQPDAAKNESQASVDEDTDLTESTPPTKKITFSFAREELQAISPRAYTLQLSAMTSLEDVQSFIEEYEVEDKVRIYPTLRNDTKWFIITYQDYPTIQVARDAVSALSKPLQQLEPWAKSMNQVHREIERAK from the coding sequence ATGAGTTTGGCTCATGAATTAAGAGTATTAGAGTTAGAATCTCAAGTTGAGCTATTAGAACGCTTACAGCTTTTGACTAACTTTGGCTCAAACCTTGTCACAGTAGCGGGTAAAACTGGCTCTGGCCGTTCATGGTTAGCTCAGCGTTATCTTGAAGCGTGGTCGACAGAAAAGAATCAGTGTTTACTGCTTTGTCACCCAAGCCAAGATGATCAGCAACACCGAGCTCTTATTCTTAGTCAGCTCGTTTCTGATCCACTCTTTAATCAACATGACTCCTTATCAGATAGCCTTGCACGGTTACTGGATGGAGATTCGTGTCATGTGGTTATCGTTATCGATGATGCCCACCGACTCTCAGAGCTCTTGGTATCCGAACTATGGATGCTGGTACTTGAGGCTCAATCTAATCCTCAATGGACGATCAATATCGTTCTCTTCTCGGAACCTGGCCATTTAGACCCGCTGTTAACACGTCTGAGTTACGGTCAACAACACAAGCCTATCGATCTAGAAATCGATAACCTATCCCAACCCGAAGCTGAACATTTCTTTGAATCACTGGTGATTCGATATGTTGATGATGAGTCTGAAGCTCGCGTGCGACGTGCGTTTAATAAAGCGCAACCTTTGCCCGGTGAGTTAATGGCCTTAGGAGAATTGAAAGTGGAAAAAAGGATTATTATTCGCTCAATCATTGGTTCACCTATCAATATCGCGATTGTGGTGGCGTTGTTGTTGGTTGTTATCGGCGGCGGTTACTGGTGGATGTTCAGTCAGCCAACCCCTGATGATAAAGCGCAATCTCTCATTGCACCGATAGAACAGACTGCTATCCCGACGGTTGAAGTGGAAAGTGGCACAGAGCAAACAGGAATCGACGGTTCAGTTGATTCTGAAGCTGATACTGACATGAGTTACCAAGGTGCTGACGATGACAGTTCATCTTTACCACCTGTTGTGGTGGAAGGTACAGCCAGTGTTGGCGAGGTGAAACAAGAGCAGCAGCGAGTGGTGATTACCTCTGATGTGGTTGATGCGTTGCTGGATGATAAGCCGAAAAGTGCCGATACCAGTGCGATTGATGCTGCCATTGAAGAAAACACCGGTGCAGAGGTTAGCTCACAACCTGATGCTGCGAAAAACGAGTCACAAGCTTCGGTTGATGAAGATACTGACCTAACGGAATCAACACCGCCGACCAAAAAGATCACCTTCTCATTTGCTCGCGAAGAGTTACAAGCTATCTCGCCACGTGCGTATACCTTACAGTTGAGCGCGATGACGTCATTAGAAGATGTTCAGTCTTTTATTGAAGAATATGAAGTCGAAGACAAGGTTCGTATTTACCCAACACTTCGTAACGACACCAAGTGGTTTATCATCACTTATCAAGATTACCCGACGATTCAAGTGGCGCGAGACGCGGTAAGTGCATTATCAAAACCACTTCAACAGTTGGAACCTTGGGCAAAATCGATGAATCAAGTGCATCGAGAGATAGAACGTGCGAAATAA
- the aroB gene encoding 3-dehydroquinate synthase gives MERITVNLAERSYPISIGAGLFEDPAYLSFLSGKQKVVVISNVTVAPLYADKILSLLDQVGCQTSLLELPDGEQYKTLETFNSVMSYMLEGNYSRDVVVIALGGGVIGDLVGFAASCYQRGIDFIQIPTTLLSQVDSSVGGKTAVNHPLGKNMIGAFYQPKSVIIDTNCLSTLPEREFAAGIAEVIKYGIIYDETFFDWLELNLEKLYQLDEQALITAIARCCAIKAEVVAIDEKESGIRALLNLGHTFGHAIEAELGYGNWLHGEAVSSGTVMAAKTAQLQGLISQQQLERIISILKNAKLPIHTPESMSFEDFMKHMMRDKKVLSGQLRLVLPTSIGTAEVVADVPQDIIKQAIDFCRTL, from the coding sequence ATGGAACGGATTACGGTCAATCTAGCTGAGCGTAGCTACCCTATCTCTATTGGCGCCGGGTTATTTGAAGACCCGGCGTACCTTTCTTTTTTATCAGGCAAACAGAAAGTTGTTGTTATCAGTAATGTGACAGTAGCGCCTCTTTATGCCGATAAAATTTTATCGCTATTGGATCAAGTAGGCTGTCAAACTTCTCTTTTAGAGTTGCCAGACGGTGAGCAGTACAAAACACTTGAAACGTTCAATTCAGTGATGAGCTACATGCTTGAAGGAAATTACAGCCGCGATGTGGTGGTGATTGCTTTAGGTGGTGGTGTTATCGGTGATTTGGTCGGTTTTGCTGCCTCTTGTTACCAACGCGGTATTGATTTCATTCAGATCCCGACGACACTTCTTTCTCAAGTGGATTCTTCTGTAGGTGGTAAAACCGCAGTGAACCATCCCCTTGGCAAGAATATGATCGGCGCTTTCTATCAACCAAAATCTGTCATCATCGATACAAACTGTTTATCAACGCTTCCTGAGCGTGAGTTTGCAGCGGGTATTGCTGAGGTCATCAAATACGGCATCATCTATGATGAAACCTTCTTTGATTGGTTGGAACTGAATCTAGAGAAACTTTATCAACTTGATGAACAAGCACTGATCACCGCAATTGCTCGTTGTTGTGCAATTAAGGCTGAAGTGGTTGCTATCGATGAAAAAGAGTCAGGAATCAGAGCGTTATTGAACCTAGGTCATACATTTGGTCATGCGATTGAAGCAGAACTAGGCTATGGTAATTGGCTACATGGCGAAGCTGTGTCTTCAGGTACTGTAATGGCAGCCAAAACGGCTCAATTACAGGGACTGATCTCTCAGCAGCAGCTTGAGCGAATTATTTCTATACTCAAGAATGCGAAACTGCCAATTCATACGCCAGAAAGCATGTCTTTTGAAGACTTTATGAAGCACATGATGCGCGATAAAAAAGTGCTGTCTGGTCAGTTACGTTTGGTATTGCCAACAAGTATTGGTACTGCTGAAGTGGTCGCTGATGTGCCTCAAGACATCATTAAACAAGCGATTGATTTCTGCCGTACTCTTTAA
- the aroK gene encoding shikimate kinase AroK, translating to MAEKRNIFLVGPMGAGKSTIGRHLASQLHMEFLDSDTVIEERTGADIAWVFDVEGEDGFRKREESVINDLTEEQGIVLATGGGSVLSKENRNRLSARGIVVYLETTIEKQLARTNRDKKRPLLQTDNPRDVLEDLAVSRNALYDEVADYTVRTDDQSAKVVANQIVKMLEER from the coding sequence ATGGCTGAGAAACGCAATATTTTTCTTGTTGGCCCAATGGGCGCCGGCAAAAGTACAATTGGTAGACACCTAGCTTCCCAACTTCATATGGAGTTTTTAGACTCTGACACTGTGATCGAAGAGCGCACTGGCGCAGACATCGCATGGGTTTTTGATGTTGAGGGCGAAGATGGTTTCCGTAAGCGCGAAGAATCTGTAATCAACGATCTGACAGAAGAACAAGGTATTGTTCTTGCGACAGGTGGTGGTTCAGTACTGAGCAAAGAAAACCGTAACCGTCTATCTGCACGAGGCATTGTTGTATACCTAGAGACAACAATTGAAAAGCAACTTGCTCGCACTAACCGCGACAAGAAACGCCCTCTACTTCAAACAGACAACCCGCGTGATGTGCTAGAAGATCTAGCTGTATCTCGCAACGCACTATACGACGAAGTGGCGGACTACACAGTTCGTACTGACGACCAAAGTGCAAAAGTGGTAGCCAACCAGATCGTAAAAATGCTAGAAGAACGTTAA